A window of Microbacterium sp. Root61 genomic DNA:
CTGAGCCGAGGCGAACACTCGTAGGCTGAACCCATGCGTCAGAACCCTTCCTTTGCGATGACGGATGTCGCGGAGCTGCGTCGACTGATCGACCTCAACCCGTGGGTGACCCTGGTGAGTGCGACCGATGACGGGCTTGTCGCGTCCCACTACGCCGTGCTGCTGGACGCCGACCGCGACGACCTGACGATCGTCGGCCACGTCGGCAAGCCGGACGACCTCGTTCACGGACTCGGCGAGCGCGAGCTGCTCGTCGTCGTGCAGGGACCGCACGGGTACGTGTCGCCCGGCTGGTACGGCGATGTCGCGGCCGTGCCCACCTGGAACTTCATCTCGGCCCACCTGACCGGCGTCCCCGAGGTCCTCGCCCCTGAGGAGAACCTGCGCGTGCTCGAGCGTCTGGTGGAGCGGTTCGAGAAGCCCATGCCGGAGCCGCGCCTGATGTGGCAGGCGCCTAACGACCCCGCGTTCGTGGAGCGGCTGGAACGGGGGACCGTCGGGTTCCGCCTCACGCCCACCAAGGTCGTCGCCAAGCGCAAGCTCAGTCAGAACAAGACCCCGGAGGTCATCGAGACCGTGATCGCCCAGCTCTCCGCCGAAGGGCCGCACGCCAACCCGGCGCTCGCCGCCGAGATGCGTCGCGCCGAGGACGCGCGAGTGCGTCCGTGAGCGGGATCGGCGCCCAGATCGGCACGATCACCCGGACACGCATCGCCGGCGCCGGGCGGGAGTTCCTGCCCGACGGTGACACCGTCTACGACGTCTTCCTCGACGGCGGGGTCATCGCCGACATCGCGCCCGCGGGAGCGATCCGCCCACGCGGCGAGGTCGTCGACGCCGACGGCACCTGGCTCATCCCCGGCCTGTGGGATCACCACGTCCACGTCGTGCAGTGGGCGCTGTCGGCCCAGCGCATGCCGCTGGGCGAGGCCACGTCGGCCGCCCATGCCGCGCGCATCATGGCGGACGCACCTGTCCTGCCCGACGGGCGGCGCATCGGCACGGGTTTCCGCGATGCGTTCTGGAGCGACATCCCGACGCTGGATCTGCTCGATGCCGCCACCGGCGACATTCCGACGTACCTGATCAACGCGGACGTGCACAGCGTATGGCTCAACACAGCGGCCCTGCGCCGTGAGGGACATGAGCGCGATGCGAGTGGTCTGCTGCGCGAGGAGCCGGCGTTCGAGATCTCGCGGCGCCTCAATGCCGTCGATCCGGTCATCGGCGATGCGCTCGTGGCGAAGACGGCGCAGGATGCCGCGACCCGCGGTGTGGTGGGGCTCGTCGACTTCGACATGGCCTGGAACGAGGAGTCCTGGGCGCGGCGACTGGCCTCGGGCTTCGATGCGCTCCGGGTCGAGTTCGGCATCTACCCCGAGTACCTCCCGCGCGCCCTCGCCGCCGGACTGCGCACGGGTGATCCGGTGCGCGGCTCCGAACTCGCGCGCGTCGGATCGCTCAAGGTCATCACCGACGGATCACTCGGCACGCGGACCGCGGCCTGCTCGCACGCATACCCGGACGACCCCGCGAACCGGGGGATGCTGACGGTGGCGCCCGAGCGACTGCTCGCCCTGATGACGGACGCGACGGCGGGCGGGCTGGCGTGCGCCATCCACGCCATCGGCGACGTCGCGAACTCGCACGCGCTCGATGCCTTTGCCGCGACCGGCGCGTGGGGCACCATCGAACACGCGCAGCTCGTCGCACATGTCGACATCCCGCGATTCGCCCGGCTGGGCATCGGGGCCAGCGTGCAGCCGGAGCACGCGGTCGATGACCGTGACCTGACCGACACGGTGTGGGCGGAGCAGACCGGACTCCCGTATCCCCTGCGAGCGCTCGCCGACACCGGCGCCAACCTGCTGTTCGGCTCGGATGCACCCGTCTCGCCCTTGGATCCCTGGGCGGCGATCGCGGCAGCGGTGTTCCGCACGCGCGATGGACGCGAAGCCTGGCAGCCGGAGCAGGGCGTGGACGTGGCGACCGCGCTCGCGGCCTCGACGTACGGCGGGTCCACCGCCGGGGCGCGCATCGAACCCGGCGCGCTCGCCGACCTGGCTCTGTGCGACCGCGATCCGCTGACGGCGACCGAGCCCGAGATGCGGGACATGGCCGTGGTGGCGACGCTGCTCGGCGGGCGGCTCACGCACCGCGCGTAGGGGGTTATCCCCCCGGTCGTCTCGGTAGGCGGTCGGATGCCGCAGGGCCGGCGTTTTCGCGACGCTGGAACGGTGACATCGACACCCGACTTCCCCGCCGCGCCGACGGCGCCGCCACGCACGCCTGTGCGTCCGCCGCGCCGCCGCGGTGCGCTGATCGCGATGCTCATCGCCCTCCCGATCGTGCTGCTGGTGGTCGTCGTCGGCATCCTGATCGCGGTGTTCGTACCGTTCGGGCGCCCCACACCGCCGGCCACCGGCGCCGTCGAGTTCACCCAGCCGATGCCGATCCCGCCGCTGGCCGAGTCCCGCGTCGAGGACGGCGTGCGGGTGTTCACGCTGGAGGCCCAGACGGGGACCACCGACTTCGTGCCGGAGGGGAGCACGCCGACCCTCGGGTACAACGGTTCCTATCTCGGGCCGACACTCGTGGCCCAGCGCGGGGAGACCGTGCGTGTCGATGTCGGCAACAGCCTCGACGAGAGCACGACGGTCCACTGGCACGGGATGCACCTGCCCGCCGCCATGGACGGCGGCCCGCACAACCCGATCGCGCCGGGGGACACCTGGCACCCGGAGTGGGCCATCGATCAGCCCGCCGCGACGCTCTGGTACCACCCGCACCTGCACGAGCGCACGCGCGCACAGGTGGACGCCGGACTGGCGGGCATGTTCCTGCTCCGTGACGACACGGAGAGCGCCTTGGCTCTGCCGTGCACCTACGGGGTCGACGACTTCCCTGTGATCGTGCAGGACCGCAGCTTCGGCACCGACGGCGCGTTCTCGGGTGGATTGGGCACGCAGTTTGACGGGGCGCTCGGTGACACGATCCTCGTGAACGGTGCGACGACACCGTATCTCGACGTGTCGACGGAGAAGGTGCGGCTCCGGCTGCTGAACGGCTCCAGCGCGCGCATGTACGACTTCGCGCTCGCCGACGGCCGTGACTTCGACCTCATCGCGACCGACGGCGGACTGCTGAGCGCACCGGTGCCGACCGACCGGGTGCCCCTGTCACCGGGGGAGCGAGCCGAGATCATCGTGACGCTGCGACCCGGCGAGACGGTCGCGATGCGATCGCTCGCCCCGGACCCTGCACTGAACGCCGGGTCGGCGGCCTTCGACGTCTTCGAACTTCGTGCCGCGGCATCCCTTGCTCGCTCTGCGGAACTGCCGACCGTGCTCGCCGACGTGCCCGCCCCGGATCTGAGCGACATCGCCCAGGAGCGCAACTTCGTGATGTCGGGTCACAACATCAACGACCGGCAGATGGAGATGAATCGCGTCGACTTCGTCGCGACGGTCGACACGAGCGAACTGTGGACGGTGCGGAACGAGAATCCGCTGCCGCACTCGTTCCACGTGCACGACACGCAATTCCGGGTCGTCAGTATCGATGGCCAAGCACCCCCGGCGCGCCTGGCGGGCTGGAAGGACACGATCGCGCTCGAGTCGCAGCGCGAGTATCGGCTGCTCGTCCGCTTCGAGGACTACGCGGATCCGACCACGCCGTATATGTACCACTGCCACCTCTTGTGGCATGAAGACCAGGGCATGATGGGACAGTTCCTGGTCGTCCAGCCGGGCCAGCAGCCCGCCCTGAACCGTATCGAGGGAGACGACGATGACAATCACGGCCACTGAGACCCGCCCGACCGGGTGGAGGTCCTACGGCGAACTGTGGAAGCGCACGCCCGGCAGCGCCGCCTACCTGCTGCTGGTCTTCGCGCTGGCGATGATCAGCGTAAGCGTGCTCGCATCGCTGTTCTGGGCGGGCGTCGGCATGCTCGTCATCATCGTGGGTCTGCCCATCGTGGTGCTCTCTCTGCTCATCGCCCGCGGCTTCGGCATCGCCGACCGATTCCTCCTGCTGCTGACCGGTCTGCCGCCCATCAGCGAGCCGGAATGGAACCACGACACGCCCGACAAGACCGGGTTCTGGATGACGCTCACCCGCCCGGTGCGCACTGCGCGTTACTGGTGGTCGCTGCTGCACGGCATGATCGTCAGCCCGATCGTGAGCACCGTCACGTTCACGCTGACGGTCGTCTGGCTCAGCGTCGGGCTCGGTGGGCTCACCTACTGGTTCTGGGGTGCCTTCCTCCCGCGGGGCGACATCGCGGGGCGCGACGGCGACTGGGGAGTGTATGTCGCCGACGCACTTCCGTGGCTGTTCGGCGGCTGGTCGTCGTGGGCGGTCGAGGTCGTGCTGTACCTCGTGGCCGGTGTGATCTTCACCGTGACCATGCCGTGGGTGCTCGGCGGGCTGGCCCGCGTGCACCACGCGATCGCCGCAGCCATGCTCGGTCGTTCGCGCTCCGATGACCTCGCCGTCGAGGTGCGGGCCGAGGCGAGGGCCAGAAGCGCCGCCGTGCACGCCGAGGACGTCGCCCTGCGCCGCCTGGAGCGCGACATCCACGACGGTCCGCAGCAGCGTCTCGTGCGTCTGCAGATGGACCTGGCCGCCCTCGAGCGGCGCGCGGAGTCGGGAGACGCGGATGCCGCGGCCGGCCTCGCCCGCGATGCGCGTACCCACGCCAAGGCCGCGCTCGACGAACTGCGTGCCCTCTCCAGCGGGGTCGCTCCGCCGCTGCTGCAGGACCGTGGGCTCACCGCGGCGCTGAGCAGCCTCGCAGAGCTCGCCGGCCTGCCCGTGCAGGCCGACCTCGACCCGGAGATCGATGAGGCCGTCAGCCCGGAGATCGCCCGCACGGTGTACTTCACCGTGGCGGAGCTGCTCACCAACGCCGTGAAGCACTCCGGGGCCACCGCGGCGACGGTCAAGGCCTCGCTCCGCCGCTCCGAGACCGGCGTGCCCGAGATGCTCGATGTGTGGGTCGTGGACAACGGTCGCGGCGGTGCGCACATGGCGCCCGGGCACGGTCTCGAGGGCTTGCGCGACCGCATCCTCGGTCTGCGCGGCGTGCTGAAGGTGGAGAGCCCGCTCGGCGGACCGACCACCGTCGGCGCCCACGTGCCACTGCCGACCGCCGGATGAGCGACACCTATTCTGGGGGGATGACCGTGCCGGAGCATCCCCTCAGAGTCGTCCTCGTCGAGGACTCGGTGCTGCTGCGCGAAGGGCTGATCCGACTCTTCGACGAGGCCGGCTATGTCACGGCCGGGGCGTTCGGCGACGCCGAGGACATCCTCGAGCGCGTGCGTGACGCCCGAGCGGATGTCGCGATCCTCGACGTGCGGCTGCCGCCCTCGTTCCGCGACGAGGGCATCCGGGCGGCACTGCAGCTGCGCGCGGAGGCGCCCGACATCGGCATCCTCGTGCTCAGCCAGTACGTCGAAGGCGTGTACGCGCGAGAGCTGCTCGCCGGGGGAGAGGGCGGGGTCGGCTACCTCCTCAAAGACCGCGTCACGTCACTCGAGGAGTTCACCGACGCCGTGCGACGGGTGCAGGAGGGCGGCACGGTCCTGGATCCGCTGGTGGTGCGGCAGCTGCTGGCCGCACGGCCCGATCCGCTGTCGGCGCTGACCCCGCGCGAGCGCGACGTGATCGAGCTCATGGCCGAGGGATGCAGCAACGCGACGATCGCGGCCCGGCTGTTCATCGGCGTCGGTGCGGTGGAGAAGAACGTGAGCTCGATCTTCCAGAAGTTCGGCCTCGAGGAGTCCGGCTCCGATCACCGGCGGGTCCTCGCAGTCCTCGCGTTCCTGCAGCGCTCCTGACGGCCGAGCATTCCCGGTCTCAGAGCCGGGGGCGGCTCGCCGGCAGCACGGACCGGAGAGGCCTATCGGGTGACTCGCTCGCCCCGACCGTGCACCGGTCTGGCGTTCGCTGGGGGCTCTCCGACCTCGTGGACGGTGTGGCCGACGCACGCCGTCTTGGTCACGCTGGCTCGCTCGATGCGTGACACCGTGAACCAGCGCATCGCGTCGCGCAGTCGGCACCACCCGACGAGGTACCACTGGCCGTTCGTGGAGGCGAACAGCACGGGTTCGACGTCCCGGGTGGTC
This region includes:
- a CDS encoding FMN-binding negative transcriptional regulator, giving the protein MRQNPSFAMTDVAELRRLIDLNPWVTLVSATDDGLVASHYAVLLDADRDDLTIVGHVGKPDDLVHGLGERELLVVVQGPHGYVSPGWYGDVAAVPTWNFISAHLTGVPEVLAPEENLRVLERLVERFEKPMPEPRLMWQAPNDPAFVERLERGTVGFRLTPTKVVAKRKLSQNKTPEVIETVIAQLSAEGPHANPALAAEMRRAEDARVRP
- a CDS encoding multicopper oxidase family protein; translated protein: MTSTPDFPAAPTAPPRTPVRPPRRRGALIAMLIALPIVLLVVVVGILIAVFVPFGRPTPPATGAVEFTQPMPIPPLAESRVEDGVRVFTLEAQTGTTDFVPEGSTPTLGYNGSYLGPTLVAQRGETVRVDVGNSLDESTTVHWHGMHLPAAMDGGPHNPIAPGDTWHPEWAIDQPAATLWYHPHLHERTRAQVDAGLAGMFLLRDDTESALALPCTYGVDDFPVIVQDRSFGTDGAFSGGLGTQFDGALGDTILVNGATTPYLDVSTEKVRLRLLNGSSARMYDFALADGRDFDLIATDGGLLSAPVPTDRVPLSPGERAEIIVTLRPGETVAMRSLAPDPALNAGSAAFDVFELRAAASLARSAELPTVLADVPAPDLSDIAQERNFVMSGHNINDRQMEMNRVDFVATVDTSELWTVRNENPLPHSFHVHDTQFRVVSIDGQAPPARLAGWKDTIALESQREYRLLVRFEDYADPTTPYMYHCHLLWHEDQGMMGQFLVVQPGQQPALNRIEGDDDDNHGH
- a CDS encoding amidohydrolase, whose amino-acid sequence is MSGIGAQIGTITRTRIAGAGREFLPDGDTVYDVFLDGGVIADIAPAGAIRPRGEVVDADGTWLIPGLWDHHVHVVQWALSAQRMPLGEATSAAHAARIMADAPVLPDGRRIGTGFRDAFWSDIPTLDLLDAATGDIPTYLINADVHSVWLNTAALRREGHERDASGLLREEPAFEISRRLNAVDPVIGDALVAKTAQDAATRGVVGLVDFDMAWNEESWARRLASGFDALRVEFGIYPEYLPRALAAGLRTGDPVRGSELARVGSLKVITDGSLGTRTAACSHAYPDDPANRGMLTVAPERLLALMTDATAGGLACAIHAIGDVANSHALDAFAATGAWGTIEHAQLVAHVDIPRFARLGIGASVQPEHAVDDRDLTDTVWAEQTGLPYPLRALADTGANLLFGSDAPVSPLDPWAAIAAAVFRTRDGREAWQPEQGVDVATALAASTYGGSTAGARIEPGALADLALCDRDPLTATEPEMRDMAVVATLLGGRLTHRA
- a CDS encoding response regulator transcription factor; the protein is MTVPEHPLRVVLVEDSVLLREGLIRLFDEAGYVTAGAFGDAEDILERVRDARADVAILDVRLPPSFRDEGIRAALQLRAEAPDIGILVLSQYVEGVYARELLAGGEGGVGYLLKDRVTSLEEFTDAVRRVQEGGTVLDPLVVRQLLAARPDPLSALTPRERDVIELMAEGCSNATIAARLFIGVGAVEKNVSSIFQKFGLEESGSDHRRVLAVLAFLQRS
- a CDS encoding sensor histidine kinase, yielding MTITATETRPTGWRSYGELWKRTPGSAAYLLLVFALAMISVSVLASLFWAGVGMLVIIVGLPIVVLSLLIARGFGIADRFLLLLTGLPPISEPEWNHDTPDKTGFWMTLTRPVRTARYWWSLLHGMIVSPIVSTVTFTLTVVWLSVGLGGLTYWFWGAFLPRGDIAGRDGDWGVYVADALPWLFGGWSSWAVEVVLYLVAGVIFTVTMPWVLGGLARVHHAIAAAMLGRSRSDDLAVEVRAEARARSAAVHAEDVALRRLERDIHDGPQQRLVRLQMDLAALERRAESGDADAAAGLARDARTHAKAALDELRALSSGVAPPLLQDRGLTAALSSLAELAGLPVQADLDPEIDEAVSPEIARTVYFTVAELLTNAVKHSGATAATVKASLRRSETGVPEMLDVWVVDNGRGGAHMAPGHGLEGLRDRILGLRGVLKVESPLGGPTTVGAHVPLPTAG